A region of the Columba livia isolate bColLiv1 breed racing homer chromosome 23, bColLiv1.pat.W.v2, whole genome shotgun sequence genome:
CAATGAGCAAGCATCAGAGAGAATGGGTTGGCAAGAGAAAAGGCTATGTCACattgtccaaaatggcagtccTTGGGAAATGGATGTGAAACATAAAAGCGTTGCCAATTCTCGGACAACATTGCCACAAAGAAGCCAACAAAAATGACCTGGGTCCACATCACCTGCCTGCACAGGATGCCACAAGCACTTGGGCTGACACTTAGGCGTGCGGCTGACATGTGTATCTGCTCTGGAAATCCTTTGGCCTTTCATCCCAACACTTAGGGAAGCCTCCATATGGGAAATCACGTGGCAAAAGCCCGGAAATGAAAAGCTGGTAATgcaggaaaacaggaaacatCTCCTAACATTAGCTGCTGTCTTTTACATTCATCACGAGCTTGTCAGAAAATTATTACTTCCACAAAAGGAGCCTGGACCTGAGGCAGTGCAGGACTCCTATAAAAGGCAGCCCAACTCTCTGCTCTCTCATTCATTTCTCTCGCCTCCTTCTCCTTGGGAATCAGGTGAGTGTGAAGCCTCTCATCCTCCTCCTTCAGGATCAAGTGTTTTTCCTCAATGTGTGTCTCAGCTGACAGGGTCTGTCCAGGCTCTGGGGTAGAAGCTGCTTCTaatgggagagggaagaggggagaaggTCTTCTGTCAAGAGAGCCTGGGATGTAGTGCCAGTGGCTCCTGGGATTTGAGCTGGGTAGCGTATGCTGGGCCAAGAGGTGCCTTGGCTCCTCTATGGTTCGAtgcagtgctgcttctcatGATCAGACCTgcacattcttcttccttctctcctctcctctcctctcctctcctctcctctcctctcctctcctctcctctcctctcctctcctctcctctcctctcctctcctctctcctctctcctctctcctctctcctctctcctctctcctctctcctctctcctctctcctctctcctctctcctctctcctctctcttctctcctctctcctctctcctctctcctctctcctctctcctccctcctctctcctatTCTCTCTTCAGGTGAACTTCTGTCCCAGAGACATGTCCTGCTGCAACCCATGcgtgccctgccagccctgtggcccAACCccactggccaacagctgcaatgagccctgtgtcaggcagtgccagAGCTCCAATGTCGTCATCCAGCCGTCCCCCGTAGTGGTGACCctgcctggccccatcctcagctccttcccacagAACACCGTtgtgggctcctccacctccgctgctgttggcagcatcctGAGCTGTGAGGGAGTGCCCATCAACTCTGGGGGCTTTGACCTCTCCTGCATTACCAGCCGCTACTGTGGCAACAGATGCCGACCCTGCTAAAGCTGCTGGGAACTTTCATAAGCAAGAACCTATCAAGACCTTGGAACATGGTCCTTGAAAGGAGATAAAGCCTCATGGCATTGCACTCAGAGCTTTGAACCAACATTTCCTTCTTCcactcatctctctctctctgtttacTCTGGTCTTTCTCTCCTTCATGACTAGCCTAGTTGAGACCTGTTGGTCTCCTTCCCTTTTCAGGGCATTGAGACCAACACCCTGCACGACTATCACTGCATCCATGTGGCTGCCCATGGTACTCCCTGTGAGccacctccttttcttcttgagACTCAATAAAGTCGTGCTGCATCCAAGACTGGGCCTCTGagtccttcttctttctcatgtAACTCTGCCAATCCAATCAGGCAAAAATTTGGAAGAAGAAGTTGGTGGGACtccctgctttttattttcttttgttcactTTCCCTTGGAAGTGGGGAAGACATTCATGGCCAATACACAGACAATGGCCAGAAGTGAGGAAATGGCTCCAAATTTGGCAGGAGTTTGACTGGGAAACAGTAATTCCTGAGGACAACTATCACCCTCCTGTCTCTCATTTATTCCCCTCCATAACCTGATCTAGTGTGCATGGCCAGCACACATGGGCACAAGAAGATGAGTCAGAGGAACCTCATACAATCCTTCAGCATGTGGCAGAGCCCAGCTGCTCTCTAGACAAGAATCTGCATCATCATCATTGAACACCAGGATGGAAGGGAGCACAAGGATCACCTGCACTAAtgtttcttggcaaaagcacaggcTAgccaagatggcccagcaccctgtccagctgaatcttaaatgTGTCCAATGTTTcagaatccaccacttccctgggttATTGCAGCTCCAGGACAGCACCCAGTGTCCAAAGACTGATGTCCTGGCCACCACACCACCTCTTATAGGCAAAGGGTGACTGGGTAGATGGCAGCAGTgcacagagcatccccacaGTAACTTGGGCTCTCCACAATCCAGTGGCCCTTTGCCTTCTCATGGCTTGTTTCCGGTACCCATCTTCCCTGAGTTTGTGCTTTCACTGTTCAGGTCAAAATTCAGGTATATTTTTCAatgatatttgaaaatatctttgtAGACCTTGGCCCTCAGTCCTGGCTTTTACTCTAAATCTTGGAATCCCTCTGGTATCTGTGGTTTCTTGTATGCAGAAAAACAACTCGGAGGCACTGTTGGGCTCAAATGATGGCTCATGCTCACAGGGACCCATGGACAACATGAGGTTCCCTTCATGCTCTTCCTGTCCACACTTCAGGGCAGAAACACTATCATTATCCATCTCACTGGGTGCTGGGCACATGCAGTGGACAGGACAGGCACCAACTCAAGCACAGTTGATACACAAGTGCTGACTCTGCTAGTACTCAGCTTCCTGGGATTCCTCAAGATCTCTGAGGCAGGGACAGCCCGACCTTCTGTTCTTGTCACTACTGCTCCTCACTTGCACACCAGGGTCTTCCCAGGATTGCAGCCCCTGGCCATTGGAGAGCTGTCTTGCAAGAGACCCTGCACACCCCTGGGAACCACATGGGCACAGCAAAGTACAGGGCTGTGCCCTCATGGTAGGACATTTCTCCCCACACCAGGACCTGCAGGGAACAGCACCAGTCTGGGCATGTACACTGGAAGAATGAGTACTGGTCCAAAGCCCAGGAAGGCAAGTTCCCCGTGTGATACCTTGGACTCTCTCTGCCCTGGGCCCAGGCAATGGACCCCAGCAGGGAACACAAGAGAGCTGTCAGTGAGAAGACCTAGACTATCAAGACACGTATCCTTCACTCTAGGTGAAAGTCTCATATGGACCTGCTGATTCACACTTCGGGGATTCTCATTTCTCTTGATCTTCACTGTCTGTCTAGAGAAGAAGTTGAAATGTTCATGTCCGTCTTTGCTATTCCCTGCCTGCAGAGTATGTCTCTTTTGTTGAACAAGTCTGGGAAATGAAGAGGACATTTTCCATGCAACATtctattttctctgcaaaatatGCCAGTATCAATGCATATAAACTCTTTTGGAATTTGGATTTTCTCTGTGATGACTGTGGTGCAGTGGAGAGGTTTGCTTATTGTGACATCATGATTGATGCACATCACTGAGAGGATCATGAACTCAGTGATAGCCaagaagacaggaaaacatgaaaatgacTGTGTCAGCCACTGGGCAACACAGAGGACTTTCCTCAGGACAAGGAAATTCTCCATTATTTTTGATACCGggttgcagggctggcagggcaggcatGGGTTGTAGCAGAACGTGTCTCTGGGACAGAGGTTCACCTGGGAGAGAGCTCAGGAGGAAATAGATCatgagaagcagcactgcaCCCAACCACAGAGGACACAAGGCACCTCCTGGCCCAACATATGCTGCCCAGCTCAAATGTCAGCAGCCACTTCCACTACATCACAGGCTCTCTCTGCAGAAGACagtctctctccttccttctcccatgAGAAGCAGCTTTCACCGCAGGGCCAGGACAGACCCTATCAGCTGAGACACACATTGAGGAAAGACACCTGATCcagaggcaggaggagaggaggtttcACACCCACCTGATCCCCAAGGAGAAGTAGGCAAGAGAAGTAGATGAGAGAGCAGAGAGTTGGGCTGCCTATTATAGGAGTCCTGCCTGGGCCTCAGGCCCAGGCACCCTTTGTGGAAGCAATGATTTTCTGTCAAGCTCGTGTTGGACATAAACCACACACTAGCTAATGGTAGGGGCTGTGTCCTGGTTTCCTGCACTGCTGTCTTTTCATTTCTTAGCTTCTGCCATGTGCTTTCCCATATGAAGACTTCTGTAAGTGCTGGGATGAAAGGcctcagcacttgcagcctggACAGATGTCAGCACAGGCAGAAGTCTCAGCCCAAGTGCTTGTGGTATGTTGTGTAGACAGGTGATGTGCACCTTGGTAATTCCTGTGGGCTTCTTTGTGGCAAAGTTGTTTGGAAATGAGCACGCTGTCATTCTCATGTTGAGAATCACTAGGTCTCACATTTGTGAGATCATGTCATATGTCATCTTCAGCATCTCTTCAGCAGAATTCCCAGTTGCTGatgttttcctgtctttctgtGACCACACAGATTTTTGCATGGTTCTTGCAGGTCTTCATGAACACACTTGTGTCAGTCTGTACCTGTGGGACCCTCATCATGTGGACATGTGCAGGTCATAGCGGAAGATTCTCCACTGatttgtcatagaatcatagaatgctagggattggaagggacctcaaaagatcatctagtccaatccccctgccggagctgGAACACcaagatgaggctacacaggaacgtgtccaggtgggttttgaatgtctccagagtagaagactccacaacctctctgggcagcctgttccagtgctctgttactcttactgagaagaagtttcttctcaagtttaagtggaacctcttatgttccagcttaaacccattacaccttgtcttaccattgcttgtcactgagaagagcctggctccatcctcgtgacactcaccttttgtatatttgtaaacattaatgaggtcaccccccagtctcctcttcttcaaacaaaagagacccagctcccccaCTCTTTCCTCATAAGTGAGGTGCTtgactcccttcatcatcttggttgccccacgctggactctctccagcagttccatgtccttcttgaactaaggagcccagaactggacacaatattccaggtgtggtcgcaccagggcagagtagaggggcaggagaacctctctcgacctactaaccaccccctttctaatacatcccaggatgccatttgccctcttggccacaagggcccagtgctggctcatggtcatcctgctgtccaccaggatccccaggtccctctcccctacactgctctctaatggatcattccccaccttatactggaacctggggtttttcctgcccagatgcaatactctacatttacccttgttatatttcattaattttttccccgcccagctctccagcctgtccaggtcacgctggatggcagcacagcttccagtgtcagccacttctcccagcttggtgtcatcagcaaacttgctgatagtacgctctagtccctcatccaagtcattgatgaatatgttgaaCAGAACTGGTCCCAGcaccgacccttgaggcactccactagatagaggcctccaactggactctgccccattgaccatgattctctggcttctttccttaagccagtttgcagttacctcactacccggtcatccagaccacacttcctcactTTAGCTATGAGAATGTTGtggaagactgtgtcaaatgccttactgacgtcaaggtagaccacatccaacaccctgccatcatctatccacctcgttatatcttcataaaaggctatgaggttggtcaagcacgacttccccttggtgaagccatactgactgcccctaatgaccctcttctcattgatatgccttgagatggcaccaaggataaggcgttcattactttcccagggatggaggtaaggctgaccagtctataattacccgggtcctccttcttgccctttttgaagactgcagtgacatttgctttcctccagtcctcaggcacctctcccgtctcccaagacttggcaaagacaatggagagtggtctagcaatgatgtcagccagctccctcagcacccatgggtgcatcccatctgggccCATGGATTTATAGATATTCAGATTGCCTAATTAttccttaacccagtcctcatcaaccaaggcaaattctTGCACCGTCCTGACTTcatctggggcctcaggggtacaggggtccccaggacagcctctggcagaatagacagaaacaaaggcattcagtaattctgccttctctgtatcttctgtcaccagggcacccagctcattcatcagtgggcccacattgcctctggtgttagttttgtctgccacatatttgaaaaagctctttctgttgtccttgacccctcgtgccagctttaattctaataaggccttagctttcctagttgcctccctacatcccctgacaacagcctgatattcttcccaagtggccagcccctccttccgtGATCtgtgacctgtaaactctccaaGAGTGTTTTTAAGCAGCAGGTTGCCCTTGCCAGAAGATGCCCATCTGCAGCTGAATGGTGGTGCTTCTCTTCTGACAGAGAAGTGCTCAGAGAACTGAAATGCAGTCTCTTCCTCCTGCAtcctccctttcttcctttaCTAACAGGGAGATACGCCAAGAAACCCTGCCTGCCTGTGGAGGCCATTATCTGTGTGGTGATACCCTGCTAATGCAGTATTGCTGGTGACTGGGGTGGGACAGCCTCCTCATGTCCATGCCAATGCCAAATACATTTTGCAGCTTATCAGCCTTTTGCTCAGTGAGGCAGGGACCAACGGCTCTCACCAAATGGGTATTGGACTAAAGGGACAGGGTCCCAGGTGTTACCCTGGTTGGAGATGGAGGACAAAAACTCTGGGTGGATCATTTGGAGTCAAAGAGCTTTGAGTCAAACTCCTTTGGTTTTCAACACCAGGTCTTCCATGTGTCTCATTAAAAGCTGAGCCTGAGGGCCCAGCAGCCTTATCTGTGGCTGCAGGGACATGTGATTTAGGGGAAACCACCAGAGAATTGATGTATTTTCATGAGCATGTCAGGTGAAGTCTCTCGTTCAGGAAGAAACTGTTGTGCTCTGACCGCAGCCCCCTCCTCTTCATCCCACTCTTGTTTAAGAGTGGAACAAATAGAGAAACCTGGAATGAAGGAGGGAAATTGAGTTTGTGAAAAATTGTTTGTGAAGTGGTAAAGGTAGTTTAGTAATTTTGGTaagttttgctgtttctcacgatcctgctgtatttttcttggTAATAAGTTAAATGAATCTTCCATAAGTCATGTCTGTTTTTCCCTATCATGTTAATTGGTAAGCAATTCCCCTGCCTTTACATGGATCCATGACCATTTTTACCTTACATTCTTCTCTTGTCCTGTAGAGGAGGGAGAAAGCATACAGCTGTGTAGGTGCCTGGAAGCCACACAGTGAACCATCTTCTTGGTTTTGCAACAGTTATGTTAATTAGCCATCTTTGCCTCTATTTCTTGCCTGTCCACTCTCAATGTTGCACAGATAGGTCAGTGCACAAGATCTTGGTTGTCTTTCTAGTCCCAGATTTCCCAGGTGTAAGCATCAAAGGCTGTTCCCTGTGATCTATAGACTTCAGAAGAGAAGGCAGCTGGCAAGAGGGACACAGTACAGTTCTCTCTCGGCATCCTGCAAGGACACACTGCTGTGCAAGGCTGAGTACCGGAAAGCGTCCTAATTTCTACCCTGGCACCTCCATTTTTCCTGTGCACCCAGAGATCTGCCAATGAAAATCCTTTTCCTTTGAGGGTCTGGATTTCGTGCCTCATATATATGGAGGTGTTGAAGGAGTTTCTACAATGGAACTGTTCTTCCCTGCACCTCAGAATGGGATTGAATTTATGTATGAGCTGCAAAGACAGAGCACGGGTAATCTACTGATCTGTACTCTCTCTACAGTACCATGGAGGAACTGTCAAATTGCTCATCTGTGTCATCTTGTAGGCCCATGTGAATAACCTTTAGTCCTGGAGATAACTGTCTGAACGGAGTTGGGATGTGCCGTCTGCAAAACGCCTTGGCATTTAAACCTGTGTAATGAACTGCTGGGCCTGCACAGGGCACTGTGCGGGTGCGAGGGAAAAAGAGGGGACTTGCCCTCACGATCCTTGCCCTTGGATGTATTCCATGCCACCTCCTCAAGACTAGTAGGAAGCCGAGGAGGAGGATCTGGGCTCTAGCCAAGGTGATTTCTGCTAACATCCACTCCTTCCACCCTCGTTGCAATCTAATATCAGAGCCTtctgccccagcacagctccttcCAGAGCAACAGAGATGGCCCTGACTGTGTGTGGTGCTGCTGACCTGCCAGGGCCTCCTGCAACAATGGGATCCCCTATGATGACAGCACAAATTGGGATCAGCATCCTTAAGGCATGCTCAGAGGCCAAGGGGAATATTTCTGGACAGAGATACAGCAAGGGAAGGGCTGGTGGTCACCGGCTGTGGAGTAGCCAGAGATGTTATCCTCAGCTCCTATGGACAGGGACTGAAGGACACAGACAGCGTGTCCTGCCTCCCATTCCTCTAGGAATGAGAAAGTCCACCTGCTCACCCATTTGTTCCCTGCTGGCATATGTCCTTTCTCTCTGGACAGCTTTAGAGAGCATCCAGAGAGAAAGAACTGGAGAGACCCAGTGGCATCTGATACAGCAGAGTTTAATGAATCTAAGGAGGGAAACACGATTTTTCTGAGAGGAGGtcacagtgaaaggaaaaattgcAGCCCATGCACAGGATCCACACTGGACCTGCTGTGGTTCACTGGGACttttaattcagttttccaCCATCACCACAGTGGGTGCTGTCTGTATTCTCCCCAGGGCCGTGTTGCAGTCCAGCAAAACAGCTATGCGCACCCTTCAGGAGGCACTCATTCAGCAGTGCCGAACATGTAAATGACACCCATGGCACTTCTAATTACCACAGTTGCTCCAAAACCAAGAAGATCTTGGACGGCTTCCAGGCAACCCCTCAGCTCTTTGCTCTCTACCTTTTTCTCCTTAACAAGACAGGAGGAGAAAGTAAGGTAAAAAGCTTGATGGTCAAGATAAGGACTGGGGAATTACTTACCAACtactgtcacaggcaaaacagacttgacttgcGGAAGGTTCATTTAACTTATTATCTTGGAAGAGATGTCGAACTGAGCACAGAAGTCCCTGGGTAATTATAACCTCACAGTCTCTTTACCTGGGCCTCATACGATGATTCAGTCCAAGAGTAATATTTGAATCgggggtcttcttgcttctcatcaGATCCTTTCACTGTCTTCAGACTGACCCTTATCTTGTTTAGCTGCAGGTGGTGTTGATTGTAGCTGCTTTGTGCTGGCCTTGAGGGTGTCATTTTGCTTGAGTGGATCCTGTTTTGCTCAATAGGGTACAAAACAGGCCTTACTATACAGGTGGTGTTGATGGTCtgtagctgctttgttttgctcaaGTAGCCACAAGTTTGGTAAATGTCAGCAGAACTTTACAACATGCAGTTTACAACTTCAGCAAATTTATCTACTAAGTAATGTTAAGCAGACAGGGTACTAAAAATTCTAAGGGATTcattctgtttaaaatgtaCTTCTTTAAGGCAAACTATTAATAAAAAACTTTAA
Encoded here:
- the LOC102084240 gene encoding feather keratin Cos1-1/Cos1-3/Cos2-1-like produces the protein MSCCNPCVPCQPCGPTPLANSCNEPCVRQCQSSNVVIQPSPVVVTLPGPILSSFPQNTVVGSSTSAAVGSILSCEGVPINSGGFDLSCITSRYCGNRCRPC